One region of Jatrophihabitans sp. genomic DNA includes:
- a CDS encoding YebC/PmpR family DNA-binding transcriptional regulator, with translation MSGHSKWATTKHKKAVVDAKRGKMFAKLIKNIEVAARTGGGDPTGNPTLFDAIQKARKTSVPLDNIERAVKRGSGAEAGGADWQTIMYEGYGPSGVAVLIECLTDNRNRAASEVRTAMTRNGGNMADPGSVSYLFSRKGVVIVAKDGLTEDDVLAAVLEAGAEEVNDLGDTFEVVSEPNDMVAVRTALQDAGMDYDSAES, from the coding sequence ATGAGCGGCCATTCCAAGTGGGCCACCACCAAGCACAAGAAGGCTGTCGTCGACGCCAAGCGCGGCAAGATGTTCGCCAAGCTGATCAAGAACATCGAGGTCGCCGCCCGTACCGGTGGTGGTGACCCGACCGGCAACCCGACCCTCTTCGACGCGATCCAGAAGGCCCGCAAGACCTCGGTGCCGCTGGACAACATCGAGCGCGCGGTCAAGCGCGGCTCGGGCGCCGAGGCCGGCGGGGCCGACTGGCAGACCATCATGTACGAGGGCTACGGACCCTCCGGCGTGGCCGTGCTCATCGAGTGCCTGACCGACAACCGCAACCGGGCGGCCAGCGAGGTGCGGACCGCGATGACCCGCAACGGCGGCAACATGGCCGATCCGGGCTCGGTGTCCTACCTGTTCAGCCGCAAGGGAGTGGTGATCGTCGCCAAGGACGGCCTCACCGAGGACGACGTGCTCGCCGCGGTGCTGGAGGCCGGCGCCGAGGAGGTCAACGACCTCGGCGACACCTTCGAGGTGGTCAGCGAGCCGAACGACATGGTCGCCGTCCGCACCGCGTTGCAGGACGCCGGGATGGACTACGACTCGGCCGAGTC
- a CDS encoding DUF2277 domain-containing protein has protein sequence MCRSIKTLRPPYTEDATSEDSRAAALQYVRKVAGMRSPSKANHEAFDAAVAQIAAVTDELLASLVLPARATASR, from the coding sequence ATGTGCCGCAGCATCAAGACGCTTCGTCCGCCCTACACCGAGGACGCCACCTCCGAGGACAGCCGAGCGGCGGCATTGCAGTACGTGCGCAAGGTCGCCGGGATGCGCAGTCCGTCCAAGGCCAACCACGAGGCCTTCGACGCGGCGGTGGCCCAGATCGCGGCGGTCACTGATGAGTTGCTGGCCAGCCTGGTGCTGCCGGCACGCGCCACGGCCAGTCGATAA
- the pdxT gene encoding pyridoxal 5'-phosphate synthase glutaminase subunit PdxT, translating into MSDSGPLIGVLALQGDVREHLAALRAVGARALPVRRLSELEAVDGLVIPGGESTTIVKLAHSFELFEPLHKRIAAGMPTYGSCAGMILLADRILDGAADQDTFGGIDMTVRRNAFGRQVESFEEPVPVEGIPGGPVTAVFIRAPWVEDVGPQARVLARVKSGPAAGRVVGIRQQHLLATSFHPELTGDARVHGYFLEMVREADQPPATSRDEQ; encoded by the coding sequence GTGAGCGATTCCGGGCCACTGATCGGCGTACTGGCACTGCAGGGCGACGTCCGCGAGCACCTGGCCGCGCTGCGCGCGGTCGGCGCGCGGGCGCTGCCGGTCCGGCGCCTGTCCGAGCTCGAAGCCGTCGACGGCCTGGTGATACCGGGCGGCGAGTCGACCACGATCGTCAAGCTGGCTCACTCCTTCGAGCTGTTCGAGCCGCTGCACAAGCGGATCGCAGCCGGGATGCCCACCTACGGCTCGTGCGCCGGGATGATCCTGCTGGCTGATCGGATCCTCGACGGCGCCGCTGACCAGGACACCTTCGGCGGCATCGACATGACCGTGCGGCGTAACGCCTTCGGCAGGCAGGTGGAGTCCTTCGAGGAGCCGGTGCCGGTCGAGGGCATCCCGGGCGGCCCGGTGACCGCGGTGTTCATCCGCGCGCCCTGGGTCGAGGACGTCGGCCCGCAGGCGCGCGTCCTCGCTCGCGTGAAGTCCGGACCGGCGGCGGGTAGAGTCGTCGGGATTCGCCAGCAGCACCTGCTGGCCACGTCTTTCCACCCTGAGCTCACCGGTGACGCGCGAGTGCACGGGTACTTTCTGGAGATGGTGCGGGAGGCCGATCAGCCGCCCGCCACGAGCAGGGACGAGCAGTGA
- a CDS encoding elongation factor G-like protein EF-G2 gives MTVKTAARTQSRLAAVRADSVEQIRNVALVGHSGVGKTTLTEHLLVTAGAIPRAGAVAEGNTVSDADPVEISQQRSAFLSVCPLRYRDVVLNLLDTPGSPDFVGELRAGLRGADAALFVVSAADELDESTLALWEECAALGTPRAVVINRLDAPRADLARTLAACRQAFGGVDGNAVLPLCLPADPARPLAGGLVQLLEAADPVHQQDRSALIEAIIAESEDESLLERYLSGDDLDPAVLAADLHTAVGRGHFHPVVPVCGGGESGAFGLSELLDLIVRGFPSPTERPLPDCWTPIGAPGPTLSCDPAGPLAAEVVRTWVDPYLGRVSLARVFSGAITGDTALHVSGHGAADRGHPDHDADEKGATLLGPTLAPINSAFAGDFCVVARLASAETGDTISEQRQPLVILPWQLPEPLLPIAVRGATRNDEDALGKALTRLSASDPAVRIERNAGTGQLVLWCLGEAHAEVALARLRSGGATIATEPVRVPLLATFTASARGHGRQVKQSGGHGQYAVCDVTVEPLPRGSGVRFSDRVVGGAVPSQFIGSVEKGVRAQLARGVQAGVPVVDVQVTLLDGKAHSVDSSDAAFQMAGALAVKDAASAGGIQLLEPVDSVRITVAEHHIGAVLSDLSGRRARVTGTEPLTSDRPGNRSVISAEVPAVELLRYPAVLRSLTGGAGSFTRGYLRHDPAPAAVAAALLG, from the coding sequence ATGACAGTCAAGACAGCGGCCAGGACCCAGAGCCGGCTCGCCGCGGTGAGGGCAGACAGTGTCGAGCAGATCCGCAACGTCGCGCTGGTCGGCCATAGCGGAGTCGGCAAGACCACCCTCACCGAGCATCTGCTGGTCACAGCCGGAGCGATCCCGCGAGCAGGCGCGGTGGCCGAGGGCAACACCGTCTCCGACGCCGATCCGGTCGAGATAAGCCAGCAGCGCTCGGCCTTCCTGTCGGTCTGCCCGCTGCGCTATCGCGACGTGGTGCTCAACCTGCTCGACACCCCCGGCTCGCCGGACTTCGTCGGTGAGCTGCGCGCCGGGCTGCGGGGCGCGGACGCGGCGCTGTTCGTCGTCTCGGCCGCCGACGAGCTGGATGAGAGCACTCTGGCGCTGTGGGAGGAGTGCGCCGCGTTGGGGACCCCGCGCGCGGTGGTGATCAACCGGCTGGACGCCCCGCGTGCTGACCTGGCGCGGACGCTGGCGGCCTGCCGGCAGGCCTTCGGCGGAGTGGACGGCAACGCGGTGCTGCCGCTGTGCCTGCCGGCCGATCCGGCGCGACCGCTGGCGGGCGGGCTGGTCCAGCTGCTGGAGGCTGCCGACCCGGTCCATCAGCAGGACCGGTCGGCTCTGATCGAGGCGATCATCGCCGAGAGCGAGGACGAGTCACTGCTGGAGCGCTACCTGTCCGGTGATGACCTGGACCCCGCCGTGCTGGCCGCCGACCTGCACACCGCGGTGGGCCGCGGGCACTTTCACCCGGTGGTGCCGGTCTGCGGGGGCGGCGAGTCCGGCGCCTTCGGGCTGAGCGAGCTGCTGGATCTGATCGTCCGGGGCTTTCCCAGCCCGACCGAGCGCCCGCTGCCCGACTGCTGGACGCCGATCGGCGCGCCCGGTCCCACGCTGTCGTGCGACCCGGCCGGCCCGCTGGCCGCCGAGGTGGTGCGGACCTGGGTCGATCCCTATCTGGGCCGGGTGTCACTGGCCCGGGTGTTCTCCGGCGCCATCACCGGCGACACCGCGCTGCACGTCTCCGGCCACGGCGCCGCCGATCGGGGCCATCCCGATCACGACGCCGACGAGAAGGGCGCGACCCTGCTGGGCCCGACGCTGGCCCCGATCAACTCGGCGTTCGCCGGCGACTTCTGCGTGGTGGCCAGGCTGGCCAGCGCCGAGACCGGCGACACGATCTCCGAGCAGCGCCAGCCGCTGGTGATCCTGCCCTGGCAACTGCCCGAGCCGCTGCTGCCGATCGCCGTGCGCGGCGCCACCCGCAACGACGAGGACGCGCTGGGCAAGGCGCTGACCCGGCTGTCGGCGTCGGACCCGGCCGTCCGGATCGAGCGCAACGCCGGCACCGGCCAGCTGGTGCTGTGGTGTCTGGGCGAGGCGCATGCCGAGGTGGCGCTGGCCCGATTGCGCTCCGGCGGCGCCACCATCGCCACCGAGCCGGTCCGGGTGCCGCTGCTGGCGACCTTCACCGCGTCGGCGCGCGGGCACGGCCGGCAGGTCAAGCAGTCCGGCGGCCACGGCCAGTACGCCGTCTGCGACGTGACGGTGGAACCGCTGCCGCGCGGCTCGGGCGTGCGGTTTTCCGACCGGGTGGTCGGCGGGGCGGTGCCCAGCCAGTTCATCGGCTCGGTCGAGAAGGGCGTCCGCGCCCAACTGGCCCGGGGCGTGCAGGCGGGGGTGCCAGTGGTCGACGTGCAGGTGACGCTGCTGGACGGCAAGGCGCACAGTGTGGACTCCTCCGACGCCGCGTTCCAGATGGCCGGGGCGCTGGCGGTCAAGGACGCGGCCTCGGCGGGCGGGATCCAGCTGCTGGAACCGGTGGACTCGGTCCGGATCACGGTCGCCGAGCACCACATCGGAGCGGTGCTGTCAGACCTGTCCGGGCGGCGGGCTCGGGTCACCGGAACCGAACCGCTGACCTCAGACCGCCCGGGCAACCGCAGCGTGATCTCGGCAGAGGTGCCGGCGGTGGAGCTGTTGCGCTATCCGGCGGTGCTGCGGTCGCTGACCGGCGGGGCAGGCAGCTTCACCCGTGGCTACCTGCGCCATGACCCGGCCCCCGCGGCGGTGGCCGCCGCGCTGCTCGGCTGA
- the pdxS gene encoding pyridoxal 5'-phosphate synthase lyase subunit PdxS, whose amino-acid sequence MTSQHGSADSSTSSPGTPSVGTARVKRGMAEMLKGGVIMDVVTAEQAKIAEDSGAVAVMALERVPADIRAQGGVSRMSDPDMIDSIISAVSIPVMAKARIGHFVEAQVLQALGVDYVDESEVLTPADYANHIDKWRFTVPFVCGATNLGEALRRITEGAAMIRSKGEAGTGDVSNATTHMRKIGGEIRRLTSLSPDELFVAAKELQAPYELVAEVAKLGKLPVVLFTAGGIATPADAAMMMQLGAEGVFVGSGIFKSGNPAQRAEAIVKATTFFDDPDVLAKVSRGLGEAMVGINVEDIPQPHRLAERGW is encoded by the coding sequence ATGACTTCTCAGCACGGCAGCGCCGACAGCAGCACCTCGTCACCGGGCACCCCCTCCGTTGGCACCGCGCGCGTCAAGCGCGGCATGGCAGAGATGCTCAAGGGCGGCGTCATCATGGACGTCGTCACGGCCGAGCAGGCCAAGATCGCCGAAGACTCCGGCGCGGTGGCGGTGATGGCGCTCGAGCGGGTGCCGGCCGACATCCGCGCTCAGGGCGGGGTGTCCCGGATGAGCGACCCCGACATGATCGACTCGATCATCTCGGCGGTCTCGATCCCGGTGATGGCCAAGGCCCGGATCGGGCATTTCGTCGAGGCGCAGGTGCTGCAGGCGCTCGGCGTGGACTACGTCGACGAGTCCGAGGTCCTGACCCCGGCTGACTACGCCAACCACATCGACAAGTGGCGGTTCACGGTTCCCTTCGTCTGCGGCGCCACCAACCTGGGCGAGGCGCTGCGGCGGATCACCGAGGGCGCGGCCATGATCCGGTCCAAGGGTGAGGCCGGCACCGGCGACGTGTCCAACGCCACCACTCACATGCGCAAGATCGGCGGTGAGATCAGGCGGCTGACGTCGTTGTCGCCCGACGAGCTGTTCGTCGCGGCCAAGGAGCTGCAGGCGCCGTACGAGCTGGTCGCCGAGGTCGCCAAGCTGGGCAAGCTGCCGGTGGTGCTGTTCACCGCCGGCGGCATCGCGACGCCGGCCGACGCCGCCATGATGATGCAGCTGGGCGCTGAGGGGGTCTTCGTCGGCTCGGGCATCTTCAAGTCCGGCAATCCGGCCCAGCGCGCCGAGGCGATCGTCAAGGCGACGACCTTCTTCGACGACCCGGACGTGCTGGCCAAGGTCTCGCGGGGGCTGGGCGAGGCCATGGTCGGCATCAACGTCGAGGACATCCCACAGCCGCACCGGCTCGCCGAGCGCGGCTGGTAG
- a CDS encoding DUF3048 domain-containing protein — MIAGLSKAQALTAGGAVAVLVIGGASAMALRGGDSVAPVSSAPASSSASATATATGTPSAKPSAKPSAKPAAAVNPLTGVGKPPAGPILAVKIDDTGNGRPAVGLDKADVVYIEQVEGGLTRMIAVFGTHKPVVEPVRSVRPNDAELLSQYGAISLVASGGSADSVARLDASLVEGVILDRGAPGFSRDANRPAPYNVQSNLAQVAAAVRTAGSRDVGFRWARTDPRVRTAPATAGVRTVVGNTPVSFDWEPTIGKYARTIGGGHVHTADGALVATPNVLVQLCEVEVNYGNIDTAGNPSQHTKTVGSGRVVLFRGGHRIEGKWSRPSAGAPTRFTDLKGKPLLLAPGGAYVVLAAKGAPV; from the coding sequence ATGATCGCCGGACTGTCCAAGGCTCAAGCCCTGACCGCCGGGGGCGCCGTCGCGGTCCTGGTGATCGGCGGCGCGTCGGCCATGGCGCTGCGCGGCGGTGACAGCGTCGCGCCGGTCAGCTCGGCGCCCGCGTCCAGCTCGGCCTCCGCCACTGCGACGGCGACCGGCACGCCCAGCGCCAAGCCCAGCGCCAAGCCGAGCGCCAAGCCGGCGGCGGCGGTCAACCCGCTGACCGGCGTCGGCAAGCCGCCGGCGGGCCCGATCCTGGCGGTCAAGATCGATGACACCGGCAACGGCCGGCCCGCGGTGGGCCTGGACAAGGCCGACGTGGTCTACATCGAGCAGGTCGAGGGCGGCCTGACCCGGATGATCGCGGTGTTCGGCACCCACAAGCCGGTGGTGGAACCCGTCCGCAGCGTCCGGCCCAACGACGCCGAGCTGCTCAGCCAGTACGGCGCCATCTCACTGGTCGCCTCCGGTGGCTCCGCCGACTCCGTGGCCAGACTGGACGCCTCGCTCGTCGAGGGCGTCATCCTCGACCGCGGGGCCCCGGGCTTCTCCCGCGACGCCAACCGGCCGGCCCCGTACAACGTGCAGTCCAACCTGGCCCAGGTCGCCGCGGCGGTGCGCACCGCTGGTTCTCGTGACGTCGGCTTCAGGTGGGCCAGGACCGACCCCCGGGTGAGGACGGCGCCCGCCACGGCAGGCGTGCGCACCGTGGTCGGCAACACGCCGGTCAGCTTCGACTGGGAGCCGACGATCGGCAAGTACGCCCGGACGATAGGCGGCGGGCACGTCCACACCGCTGACGGAGCTTTGGTGGCCACCCCCAACGTGCTGGTGCAGCTGTGCGAGGTCGAGGTCAACTACGGCAACATCGACACGGCCGGAAATCCCTCGCAGCACACCAAGACGGTCGGATCCGGCCGGGTGGTGCTGTTTCGAGGAGGGCACCGGATCGAGGGCAAGTGGTCGCGGCCCTCAGCCGGCGCGCCGACCAGGTTCACCGACCTGAAGGGCAAGCCGTTGCTGCTGGCGCCCGGCGGCGCCTACGTCGTGCTCGCGGCCAAGGGGGCGCCGGTTTAG
- a CDS encoding CDP-alcohol phosphatidyltransferase family protein, whose translation MLNLLRAPIGKAIAPLGRSLAQAGVTPDMVTVVGTIGVTASALVFYPQGYFFVGTLFVWAFVMFDMVDGAVARAGGRGSRFGAVLDSSCDRVADAAVFSTLAWWFARHDQPALLAASLLCLVLGSLTSYIKARAEGAGFTCDVGIAERTERLIIVLVGTGLTGWPFGVPYAQAIALWVLAAASAVTVGQRLATVWRQSRTQPA comes from the coding sequence GTGCTGAACCTGCTGCGAGCCCCGATCGGCAAGGCCATCGCGCCACTGGGCCGGTCACTGGCGCAAGCCGGCGTGACCCCCGACATGGTCACGGTGGTCGGCACCATCGGCGTCACCGCGTCGGCGCTGGTCTTCTACCCCCAGGGATATTTCTTCGTCGGCACGCTGTTCGTCTGGGCCTTCGTGATGTTCGACATGGTCGACGGCGCGGTGGCCCGGGCCGGCGGGCGCGGCAGCCGCTTCGGCGCCGTGCTCGACTCCAGTTGCGACCGGGTCGCCGACGCGGCGGTGTTCTCGACGTTGGCCTGGTGGTTCGCCCGGCACGACCAGCCGGCGTTGCTTGCGGCGTCGCTGCTGTGCCTGGTGCTGGGGTCGCTGACCTCCTACATCAAAGCCCGGGCCGAGGGCGCCGGTTTCACCTGCGATGTCGGCATCGCCGAGCGGACCGAGCGGCTGATCATCGTGCTGGTGGGCACCGGCCTGACCGGGTGGCCATTCGGGGTGCCCTACGCCCAGGCGATCGCCCTCTGGGTGCTCGCGGCGGCCTCGGCGGTCACCGTCGGCCAGCGGCTGGCGACCGTGTGGCGGCAGTCCCGGACGCAGCCGGCGTGA
- a CDS encoding phosphatidylinositol mannoside acyltransferase: MAAVPDAAGVKAAGGWLSTAGYAAGWRVVRALPAPLAGRLFAAAADLAVRRNGRSVRQLRSNLARVAGPEAGPAELDRLVRAGMRSYARYWLETFRLPSMDVDRIIAGVRTDGAANVDQAMAAGQGAVFALPHSGNWDIAGLWLVQRGYPFSTVAERLKPESLFDRFVAYRESLGMRVLPLTGGPRPPMQVLAERLRAGEAVCLVADRDLSRNGIDVQFFGEPTRMPAGPALLAATTGAALIPVHLYFDGDGWGQWIGQPIELGEGSLRTRVHRGTQALASAFESRIARRPEDWHMLQRLWLADLDQARLVAGRS, from the coding sequence GTGGCGGCAGTCCCGGACGCAGCCGGCGTGAAGGCGGCCGGTGGCTGGCTGAGCACCGCCGGCTACGCCGCCGGATGGCGAGTGGTCAGGGCGCTGCCGGCGCCACTGGCCGGCCGGTTGTTCGCCGCGGCCGCGGACCTGGCGGTACGCCGCAACGGGCGGTCGGTGCGGCAACTGCGCAGCAACCTGGCCCGGGTGGCCGGACCTGAGGCAGGCCCGGCGGAGCTGGACCGGCTGGTCCGGGCCGGCATGCGTTCCTATGCCCGCTACTGGTTAGAGACCTTCCGGCTGCCCAGCATGGATGTCGACCGGATCATCGCCGGGGTGCGCACCGACGGGGCGGCCAACGTCGACCAGGCCATGGCCGCCGGTCAGGGCGCGGTCTTCGCGCTGCCGCACAGCGGTAACTGGGACATCGCCGGGCTGTGGCTGGTGCAGCGCGGCTACCCGTTCAGCACGGTGGCCGAACGGCTCAAGCCCGAGTCGCTGTTCGACCGGTTCGTGGCCTACCGGGAGAGCCTGGGAATGCGGGTGCTGCCCCTGACCGGGGGGCCGCGGCCGCCGATGCAGGTGCTGGCCGAGCGGTTGCGGGCCGGTGAGGCGGTGTGCCTGGTCGCTGACCGGGACCTGTCCAGGAACGGGATCGACGTCCAGTTCTTCGGCGAGCCGACCCGGATGCCGGCCGGGCCGGCGCTGCTGGCCGCGACCACCGGCGCGGCGCTGATTCCGGTGCACCTGTACTTCGACGGCGACGGTTGGGGGCAGTGGATCGGCCAGCCGATCGAGCTCGGTGAGGGGTCGCTGCGAACCAGGGTGCACCGTGGCACCCAGGCGCTGGCCAGCGCCTTCGAGTCCCGCATCGCCCGGCGCCCTGAGGACTGGCACATGCTGCAACGGCTCTGGCTCGCCGACCTGGATCAGGCCCGGCTCGTCGCCGGCCGGTCGTGA
- a CDS encoding glycosyltransferase family 4 protein: MRIGIVCPYLWDIPGGVQAHVRDLAETLIGLGHQVSVLAPGEEDSPSLPGYVVAAGKTVPIPYNGSVARLQFGLVSATRVRRWLRQGEFDVVHVHEPAPPSLSLLTVLLADAPLVATFHAASSRSRFLTMFDSAVQALLERLSGRIAVSQAARKMIMEHLGSDAVVIPNGVSVSAYARAQPLPGYPRDPALGGVIGFIGRYDEPRKGMSVLLAAMTELVSHRPGVRLLVAGRGQDQDFLDKLPDSLRGSVVMLGMVSEQDKAALLRSVDVYVAPNTGGESFGIILLEALAAGAAIVASDLPAFRRVLDPADPADSDQAGVPRPGSQARADWRSGASSPRRRGEDRADGQLVRAGLLFRNRDADGLARALERALSDQALRSQLAAAGAEVVRPYDWQLVAAQILRVYEIAIAATVRT, encoded by the coding sequence ATGAGGATCGGCATCGTCTGCCCCTACCTGTGGGACATCCCCGGCGGCGTCCAGGCGCACGTGCGGGATCTGGCGGAGACCCTGATCGGGCTGGGTCACCAGGTGTCGGTGCTGGCGCCGGGGGAGGAGGACTCGCCGAGCCTGCCCGGGTACGTGGTGGCGGCCGGCAAGACCGTGCCCATCCCGTACAACGGCTCGGTGGCCCGGCTGCAGTTCGGGCTGGTCTCGGCCACCCGGGTGCGCCGCTGGCTGCGCCAGGGCGAGTTCGACGTGGTGCACGTGCACGAGCCGGCCCCGCCGAGCCTGTCGCTGCTGACGGTGCTGCTCGCTGACGCCCCGCTGGTGGCCACCTTTCACGCCGCTTCCAGCCGCTCCCGGTTCCTGACGATGTTCGACAGCGCGGTGCAGGCCCTGCTGGAGCGCCTGTCGGGACGGATCGCGGTGTCCCAGGCGGCCCGCAAGATGATCATGGAGCACCTCGGGTCGGACGCCGTGGTGATCCCCAACGGGGTGTCGGTGAGCGCCTACGCCCGAGCCCAGCCGCTGCCGGGCTATCCGCGTGACCCGGCGCTGGGCGGTGTCATCGGCTTCATCGGCCGCTACGACGAGCCCCGCAAGGGGATGTCGGTGCTGCTGGCGGCGATGACCGAGCTGGTCAGCCACCGCCCGGGCGTGCGGCTGCTGGTGGCCGGCCGCGGGCAGGATCAGGACTTTCTCGACAAGCTGCCGGACTCGCTGCGCGGTTCGGTGGTGATGCTGGGTATGGTGAGCGAGCAGGACAAGGCGGCGTTGCTGCGCAGCGTGGACGTCTATGTCGCTCCGAACACCGGCGGCGAGAGCTTCGGCATCATCCTGCTGGAGGCGCTTGCCGCCGGCGCGGCGATCGTGGCCAGCGACCTGCCCGCGTTTCGCCGGGTGCTCGACCCCGCCGACCCAGCCGACTCCGATCAGGCCGGAGTGCCCCGGCCTGGCAGCCAGGCTCGGGCCGATTGGCGCTCCGGGGCGTCCTCGCCGCGGCGCCGCGGTGAGGACCGGGCCGATGGCCAGCTCGTGCGAGCCGGGTTGCTGTTTCGCAACCGGGACGCCGACGGGCTGGCTCGGGCACTGGAACGCGCGCTGTCAGACCAGGCGCTGCGCTCCCAGCTTGCCGCCGCCGGCGCCGAGGTGGTCCGGCCCTATGACTGGCAGCTGGTCGCCGCCCAGATCCTGCGGGTGTACGAGATCGCGATCGCCGCGACCGTCCGAACCTGA
- a CDS encoding NUDIX hydrolase: MLSAGWLIAAVLVAILLTAWVTLTLTRLDRLHARVDAAQAALDAQLVRRAAALLHLAERPDSGLAPGRAEELIDTARSALAVRQWQESDRGVVENQVGRAIAGLQQDRPRLPLEAVTELAEAATRVMIARRFFNDAVRDTRTLRARRMPRLLHLAGRRELPLFFDIDDTSMFAESPTPDQRPGATP; this comes from the coding sequence GTGCTATCGGCGGGCTGGCTGATCGCGGCGGTCCTCGTCGCGATCTTGCTGACTGCCTGGGTCACCCTCACGCTGACCCGGCTGGATCGGTTGCACGCTCGGGTGGACGCGGCGCAGGCGGCGCTGGACGCCCAGCTCGTCCGGCGGGCCGCGGCGCTGCTGCACCTGGCCGAGCGGCCGGACTCCGGCCTGGCGCCCGGGCGGGCGGAGGAGCTGATCGACACGGCTCGGTCGGCCTTGGCGGTGCGGCAATGGCAGGAGTCCGACCGCGGTGTCGTGGAGAACCAGGTCGGGCGCGCCATCGCCGGCTTGCAGCAGGACCGCCCGCGGCTGCCGCTCGAGGCGGTCACCGAACTGGCCGAGGCGGCGACCCGGGTGATGATCGCACGGCGGTTCTTCAACGACGCGGTCCGCGACACTCGTACGCTGCGGGCGCGCAGAATGCCCCGGTTGTTACACCTGGCTGGTCGCCGGGAACTGCCGTTGTTCTTCGACATCGACGACACCAGCATGTTCGCAGAGAGCCCGACGCCCGACCAGCGGCCGGGCGCCACCCCCTGA
- a CDS encoding lytic transglycosylase domain-containing protein — protein MTQPENRTAAEGEPMPQGRHRAPHLPVPAPALPSWLPRAGLAAAVALALGLGVLVTNATGAPTRQGAQPTVTAAQAPAVSGPARLSLGAPKGAKLLPARPRHVAQPAAATPAAISGLAANGIPAVALNAYRLAAARLASAQPGCGLQWWLLAGIGRVESNHGRYGGASLDASGESRPHIIGLALDGVVYDYIADTDGGRLDADTRYDRAVGPMQFIPSTWAAYGIDGNGDGITSPFNINDAALAAGRYLCAAGGDLRTAAGRTRAVLAYNHSDEYLALVLGTAAAYAAGTAVDAPIQGVTAGGLPPVDTSWLPPVNPGAPIGAGSGPVTSSRGAGSTPGRSPVAGSPGAGPASSSSRSPSPGSSAPGSSGPGSSAPGSSAGSSGPIRPAPTSSAPAQPGGSSAPSSPPAPTRPQLPTLSPLPTLPAPTATAVCVKTVLGVVVTVPCSTP, from the coding sequence ATGACCCAGCCGGAGAACCGCACCGCCGCCGAAGGTGAGCCCATGCCTCAGGGGCGCCACCGGGCGCCACACCTGCCGGTGCCCGCTCCAGCGCTGCCCTCCTGGCTGCCCCGCGCCGGCCTGGCCGCCGCGGTGGCCCTCGCGCTCGGGCTGGGCGTGCTGGTCACCAACGCCACCGGCGCCCCCACCCGGCAAGGCGCCCAGCCCACCGTCACAGCCGCCCAGGCGCCGGCGGTCAGCGGACCTGCCCGGCTGTCTCTGGGCGCGCCCAAGGGCGCGAAGCTGCTGCCGGCCCGACCTCGGCATGTCGCGCAGCCGGCGGCTGCCACCCCGGCTGCGATCAGCGGGCTGGCAGCCAACGGCATTCCCGCGGTGGCGTTGAACGCCTACCGCCTCGCGGCTGCCCGGCTGGCCTCGGCCCAACCCGGCTGCGGCCTGCAATGGTGGCTGCTGGCCGGGATCGGCCGGGTCGAGTCCAACCACGGCAGGTACGGCGGGGCGAGCCTGGACGCCAGCGGCGAGTCGAGGCCCCACATCATCGGCCTGGCCCTCGACGGCGTCGTCTATGACTACATCGCCGACACCGACGGCGGCCGGCTGGACGCCGACACCCGGTATGACCGCGCAGTCGGGCCGATGCAGTTCATCCCGTCGACCTGGGCCGCCTATGGCATCGACGGCAACGGCGACGGGATCACCAGCCCGTTCAACATCAACGACGCCGCCCTGGCCGCGGGCCGGTACCTGTGCGCCGCCGGCGGTGACCTTCGGACGGCGGCCGGGCGCACCCGCGCGGTGCTGGCCTACAACCACTCAGACGAGTACCTGGCGCTCGTGCTGGGCACCGCGGCCGCCTATGCCGCCGGCACGGCTGTCGACGCCCCGATCCAGGGCGTCACCGCCGGCGGGCTGCCGCCGGTCGACACTAGTTGGCTGCCCCCGGTGAACCCGGGCGCCCCGATCGGAGCCGGCTCGGGGCCGGTGACCAGTTCGCGCGGCGCGGGTTCCACGCCTGGCCGGTCGCCGGTCGCGGGCTCGCCGGGCGCCGGTCCCGCCAGCTCGTCAAGCCGGTCGCCTAGCCCTGGCTCCTCGGCTCCGGGCTCCTCAGGTCCGGGTTCCTCAGCTCCGGGCTCCTCGGCGGGCTCCTCAGGCCCGATCCGACCGGCGCCGACCAGCTCAGCGCCTGCCCAGCCCGGCGGTTCGTCCGCGCCCAGCAGCCCACCGGCGCCGACGCGGCCGCAGTTGCCGACGCTGAGCCCCCTGCCGACGTTGCCGGCGCCGACCGCGACCGCGGTGTGCGTCAAGACCGTGCTGGGCGTGGTGGTCACGGTTCCCTGCTCCACGCCCTGA